A section of the Oenanthe melanoleuca isolate GR-GAL-2019-014 chromosome 6, OMel1.0, whole genome shotgun sequence genome encodes:
- the PYROXD2 gene encoding pyridine nucleotide-disulfide oxidoreductase domain-containing protein 2 isoform X4 — protein sequence MAGRCGAVAAGLRARLGRVCCSRWLRGWHRPPGPPGARRAHAGAAAQLQREYDAVVIGAGHNGLVAAAYLQRAGLRTAVLERRHVLGGAAVTEEIVPGFKFSRASYLLSLLRPQIYADLELQRHGLRVLPRDPYSFTPLLEDRSPPRSLLLGHDMAQTQQQIAQFSRKDAQAYPEYEAFMGRMVLALDPLLDAPPVDTAALGKGSLLQQLRNLRTLKPLLQAGLALGRQLPHYYEVLTAPISKILDHWFESEPLKATLATDAVIGAMASPHTPGSGYVLLHHVMGELEGRRGAWGYVAGGMGALSQAIAQAAAARGAHIFAEKAVCHVLLGRDGEAQGVALQDGTEVRSKLVLSNASPQITFLELVPQPLHWCIPPQEQLPKDFVQRIQRVDTCSPVTKINVAVDRLPSFLAAPNARHGQPLPHHQCSIHLNCEGTQLLHQAFTEAAQGHPSSRDILTPPDLERIFGLPGGNIFHGGMSLDQLYFARPAPSYSGYRSPVPGLYLCGSGAHPGGGVMGAAGRNAAQVAIKDFRHL from the exons ATGGccgggcgctgcggggcggTGGCCGCCGGGCTCCGGGCGCGGCTGGGCCGGGTCTGCTGCTCCCGCTGGCTGCGGGGCTGGCATCGGCCCCCGGGGCCCCCGGGAGCGCGCCGGGCCCATGCcggggctgcagcccagctgcagagggagtACGACGCGGTGGTGATCGGGGCAG GGCACAACGGGCTGGTGGCA GCTGCCTACCTGCAGCGGGCGGGGCTGCGCACGGCTGTGCTGGAGAGGCGCCACGTGCTGGGCGGCGCGGCCGTCACGGAGGAGATTGTGCCAG GGTTCAAGTTCTCCCGGGCATCATATCTGCTCAGCCTGCTGCGACCACAAATCTATGCTGATCTGGAGCTGCAG CGGCACGGTCTGAGGGTGCTCCCACGGGACCCCTACTCCTTCACCCCACTGCTGGAGGACAGGAGCCCTCCTCGCTCCCTTCTGCTGGGACATGACATGGCCCAGACTCAGCAGCAGATTGCTCAATTCTCCCGGAAGGATGCTCAG gCCTACCCTGAGTATGAGGCGTTCATGGGGCGAATGGTGTTGGCCCTTGACCCACTGCTGGATGCCCCTCCAGTGGATacagctgccctgggaaagggttccctgctccagcagctcaggaactTGCGAACCCTGAAGCCCTTGCTGCAGGCAG ggctggcactggggcgGCAGCTGCCCCACTATTACGAGGTGCTCACAGCTCCCATCTCCAAG ATCCTGGATCACTGGTTTGAGTCAGAACCCCTGAAGGCAACTCTGGCTACTGATGCAGTAATTGGAGCCATGGCCAGCCCACACACGCCTGGCAGTGG GTACGTGCTGTTGCATCATGTCATGGGTGAGCTGGAGGGACGGCGGGGAGCCTGGGGCTACGTGGCAGGTGGGATGGGCGCCCTGTCCCAAGCCATCGCCCAGGCAGCGGCTGCCCGGGGAGCCCACATCTTTGCTGAGAAG GCAGTGTGCCAcgtgctgctgggcagggacgGGGAGGCGCAGGGTGTCGCGCTGCAGGATGGGACAGAGGTGAGGAGCAAACTGGTGCTGTCCAATGCCTCCCCCCAAATCACCTTTCTGGAACTCGTTCCTCAG CCTCTGCACTGGTGTATcccaccccaggagcagctgccaaaGGATTTTGTCCAGCGCATCCAGCGGGTTGACACATGCTCCCCTGTCACCAAGATCAATG TGGCAGTGGATCGGCTGCCCAGCTTCCTGGCTGCCCCCAATGCCCGCCACggccagcccctgccccaccACCAGTGCTCCATACATCTCAACTGCGAGGgcacccagctcctgcatcAGGCATTCACTGAAGCTGCTCAAGGGCACCCCTCCAGCAG GGACATCCTGACGCCACCAGACCTGGAGAGGATCTTCGGGCTGCCCGGTGGA AACATCTTCCATGGAGGGATGTCTCTGGACCAGCTGTACTTCGCCCGGCCAGCACCATCCTACTCTGGCTACCGGTCCCCAGTTCCAGGCCTGTACCTGTGTGGAAGTGGAGCCCACCctg GAGGAGGAgtgatgggagcagcaggacgCAATGCCGCCCAGGTGGCTATCAAGGATTTCAGGCACCTCTGA
- the PYROXD2 gene encoding pyridine nucleotide-disulfide oxidoreductase domain-containing protein 2 isoform X3 produces MAGRCGAVAAGLRARLGRVCCSRWLRGWHRPPGPPGARRAHAGAAAQLQREYDAVVIGAGHNGLVAAAYLQRAGLRTAVLERRHVLGGAAVTEEIVPGFKFSRASYLLSLLRPQIYADLELQRHGLRVLPRDPYSFTPLLEDRSPPRSLLLGHDMAQTQQQIAQFSRKDAQAYPEYEAFMGRMVLALDPLLDAPPVDTAALGKGSLLQQLRNLRTLKPLLQAGLALGRQLPHYYEVLTAPISKILDHWFESEPLKATLATDAVIGAMASPHTPGSGYVLLHHVMGELEGRRGAWGYVAGGMGALSQAIAQAAAARGAHIFAEKAVCHVLLGRDGEAQGVALQDGTEVRSKLVLSNASPQITFLELVPQPLHWCIPPQEQLPKDFVQRIQRVDTCSPVTKINVAVDRLPSFLAAPNARHGQPLPHHQCSIHLNCEGTQLLHQAFTEAAQGHPSSSGVLLPQAHDRALHSLSAGPRAGPARLPCRVPLHTIHPVHAGRRSALGRAGQKCICRHGDILTPPDLERIFGLPGGNIFHGGMSLDQLYFARPAPSYSGYRSPVPGLYLCGSGAHPGGGVMGAAGRNAAQVAIKDFRHL; encoded by the exons ATGGccgggcgctgcggggcggTGGCCGCCGGGCTCCGGGCGCGGCTGGGCCGGGTCTGCTGCTCCCGCTGGCTGCGGGGCTGGCATCGGCCCCCGGGGCCCCCGGGAGCGCGCCGGGCCCATGCcggggctgcagcccagctgcagagggagtACGACGCGGTGGTGATCGGGGCAG GGCACAACGGGCTGGTGGCA GCTGCCTACCTGCAGCGGGCGGGGCTGCGCACGGCTGTGCTGGAGAGGCGCCACGTGCTGGGCGGCGCGGCCGTCACGGAGGAGATTGTGCCAG GGTTCAAGTTCTCCCGGGCATCATATCTGCTCAGCCTGCTGCGACCACAAATCTATGCTGATCTGGAGCTGCAG CGGCACGGTCTGAGGGTGCTCCCACGGGACCCCTACTCCTTCACCCCACTGCTGGAGGACAGGAGCCCTCCTCGCTCCCTTCTGCTGGGACATGACATGGCCCAGACTCAGCAGCAGATTGCTCAATTCTCCCGGAAGGATGCTCAG gCCTACCCTGAGTATGAGGCGTTCATGGGGCGAATGGTGTTGGCCCTTGACCCACTGCTGGATGCCCCTCCAGTGGATacagctgccctgggaaagggttccctgctccagcagctcaggaactTGCGAACCCTGAAGCCCTTGCTGCAGGCAG ggctggcactggggcgGCAGCTGCCCCACTATTACGAGGTGCTCACAGCTCCCATCTCCAAG ATCCTGGATCACTGGTTTGAGTCAGAACCCCTGAAGGCAACTCTGGCTACTGATGCAGTAATTGGAGCCATGGCCAGCCCACACACGCCTGGCAGTGG GTACGTGCTGTTGCATCATGTCATGGGTGAGCTGGAGGGACGGCGGGGAGCCTGGGGCTACGTGGCAGGTGGGATGGGCGCCCTGTCCCAAGCCATCGCCCAGGCAGCGGCTGCCCGGGGAGCCCACATCTTTGCTGAGAAG GCAGTGTGCCAcgtgctgctgggcagggacgGGGAGGCGCAGGGTGTCGCGCTGCAGGATGGGACAGAGGTGAGGAGCAAACTGGTGCTGTCCAATGCCTCCCCCCAAATCACCTTTCTGGAACTCGTTCCTCAG CCTCTGCACTGGTGTATcccaccccaggagcagctgccaaaGGATTTTGTCCAGCGCATCCAGCGGGTTGACACATGCTCCCCTGTCACCAAGATCAATG TGGCAGTGGATCGGCTGCCCAGCTTCCTGGCTGCCCCCAATGCCCGCCACggccagcccctgccccaccACCAGTGCTCCATACATCTCAACTGCGAGGgcacccagctcctgcatcAGGCATTCACTGAAGCTGCTCAAGGGCACCCCTCCAGCAG tggTGTGCTGCTCCCCCAGGCCCATGATCGAGCTCTGCATTCCCTCAGCGCTGGACCCAGGGCTGGCCCCGCCAGGCTGCCATGTCGTGTCCCTCTTCACACAATACACCCCGTCCATGCTGGCAGGCGGTCGGCCCTGGGACGAGCAGGCCAGAAATGCATATGCAGACACGG GGACATCCTGACGCCACCAGACCTGGAGAGGATCTTCGGGCTGCCCGGTGGA AACATCTTCCATGGAGGGATGTCTCTGGACCAGCTGTACTTCGCCCGGCCAGCACCATCCTACTCTGGCTACCGGTCCCCAGTTCCAGGCCTGTACCTGTGTGGAAGTGGAGCCCACCctg GAGGAGGAgtgatgggagcagcaggacgCAATGCCGCCCAGGTGGCTATCAAGGATTTCAGGCACCTCTGA
- the PYROXD2 gene encoding pyridine nucleotide-disulfide oxidoreductase domain-containing protein 2 isoform X2 — MAGRCGAVAAGLRARLGRVCCSRWLRGWHRPPGPPGARRAHAGAAAQLQREYDAVVIGAGHNGLVAAAYLQRAGLRTAVLERRHVLGGAAVTEEIVPGFKFSRASYLLSLLRPQIYADLELQRHGLRVLPRDPYSFTPLLEDRSPPRSLLLGHDMAQTQQQIAQFSRKDAQAYPEYEAFMGRMVLALDPLLDAPPVDTAALGKGSLLQQLRNLRTLKPLLQAGLALGRQLPHYYEVLTAPISKILDHWFESEPLKATLATDAVIGAMASPHTPGSGYVLLHHVMGELEGRRGAWGYVAGGMGALSQAIAQAAAARGAHIFAEKAVCHVLLGRDGEAQGVALQDGTEVRSKLVLSNASPQITFLELVPQEQLPKDFVQRIQRVDTCSPVTKINVAVDRLPSFLAAPNARHGQPLPHHQCSIHLNCEGTQLLHQAFTEAAQGHPSSRPMIELCIPSALDPGLAPPGCHVVSLFTQYTPSMLAGGRPWDEQARNAYADTVFDCIEDYAPGFKASVIGRDILTPPDLERIFGLPGGNIFHGGMSLDQLYFARPAPSYSGYRSPVPGLYLCGSGAHPGGGVMGAAGRNAAQVAIKDFRHL; from the exons ATGGccgggcgctgcggggcggTGGCCGCCGGGCTCCGGGCGCGGCTGGGCCGGGTCTGCTGCTCCCGCTGGCTGCGGGGCTGGCATCGGCCCCCGGGGCCCCCGGGAGCGCGCCGGGCCCATGCcggggctgcagcccagctgcagagggagtACGACGCGGTGGTGATCGGGGCAG GGCACAACGGGCTGGTGGCA GCTGCCTACCTGCAGCGGGCGGGGCTGCGCACGGCTGTGCTGGAGAGGCGCCACGTGCTGGGCGGCGCGGCCGTCACGGAGGAGATTGTGCCAG GGTTCAAGTTCTCCCGGGCATCATATCTGCTCAGCCTGCTGCGACCACAAATCTATGCTGATCTGGAGCTGCAG CGGCACGGTCTGAGGGTGCTCCCACGGGACCCCTACTCCTTCACCCCACTGCTGGAGGACAGGAGCCCTCCTCGCTCCCTTCTGCTGGGACATGACATGGCCCAGACTCAGCAGCAGATTGCTCAATTCTCCCGGAAGGATGCTCAG gCCTACCCTGAGTATGAGGCGTTCATGGGGCGAATGGTGTTGGCCCTTGACCCACTGCTGGATGCCCCTCCAGTGGATacagctgccctgggaaagggttccctgctccagcagctcaggaactTGCGAACCCTGAAGCCCTTGCTGCAGGCAG ggctggcactggggcgGCAGCTGCCCCACTATTACGAGGTGCTCACAGCTCCCATCTCCAAG ATCCTGGATCACTGGTTTGAGTCAGAACCCCTGAAGGCAACTCTGGCTACTGATGCAGTAATTGGAGCCATGGCCAGCCCACACACGCCTGGCAGTGG GTACGTGCTGTTGCATCATGTCATGGGTGAGCTGGAGGGACGGCGGGGAGCCTGGGGCTACGTGGCAGGTGGGATGGGCGCCCTGTCCCAAGCCATCGCCCAGGCAGCGGCTGCCCGGGGAGCCCACATCTTTGCTGAGAAG GCAGTGTGCCAcgtgctgctgggcagggacgGGGAGGCGCAGGGTGTCGCGCTGCAGGATGGGACAGAGGTGAGGAGCAAACTGGTGCTGTCCAATGCCTCCCCCCAAATCACCTTTCTGGAACTCGTTCCTCAG gagcagctgccaaaGGATTTTGTCCAGCGCATCCAGCGGGTTGACACATGCTCCCCTGTCACCAAGATCAATG TGGCAGTGGATCGGCTGCCCAGCTTCCTGGCTGCCCCCAATGCCCGCCACggccagcccctgccccaccACCAGTGCTCCATACATCTCAACTGCGAGGgcacccagctcctgcatcAGGCATTCACTGAAGCTGCTCAAGGGCACCCCTCCAGCAG GCCCATGATCGAGCTCTGCATTCCCTCAGCGCTGGACCCAGGGCTGGCCCCGCCAGGCTGCCATGTCGTGTCCCTCTTCACACAATACACCCCGTCCATGCTGGCAGGCGGTCGGCCCTGGGACGAGCAGGCCAGAAATGCATATGCAGACACGG TGTTTGACTGCATTGAAGACTATGCCCCAGGGTTCAAGGCATCCGTCATTGGCAGGGACATCCTGACGCCACCAGACCTGGAGAGGATCTTCGGGCTGCCCGGTGGA AACATCTTCCATGGAGGGATGTCTCTGGACCAGCTGTACTTCGCCCGGCCAGCACCATCCTACTCTGGCTACCGGTCCCCAGTTCCAGGCCTGTACCTGTGTGGAAGTGGAGCCCACCctg GAGGAGGAgtgatgggagcagcaggacgCAATGCCGCCCAGGTGGCTATCAAGGATTTCAGGCACCTCTGA
- the PYROXD2 gene encoding pyridine nucleotide-disulfide oxidoreductase domain-containing protein 2 isoform X1 — protein sequence MAGRCGAVAAGLRARLGRVCCSRWLRGWHRPPGPPGARRAHAGAAAQLQREYDAVVIGAGHNGLVAAAYLQRAGLRTAVLERRHVLGGAAVTEEIVPGFKFSRASYLLSLLRPQIYADLELQRHGLRVLPRDPYSFTPLLEDRSPPRSLLLGHDMAQTQQQIAQFSRKDAQAYPEYEAFMGRMVLALDPLLDAPPVDTAALGKGSLLQQLRNLRTLKPLLQAGLALGRQLPHYYEVLTAPISKILDHWFESEPLKATLATDAVIGAMASPHTPGSGYVLLHHVMGELEGRRGAWGYVAGGMGALSQAIAQAAAARGAHIFAEKAVCHVLLGRDGEAQGVALQDGTEVRSKLVLSNASPQITFLELVPQPLHWCIPPQEQLPKDFVQRIQRVDTCSPVTKINVAVDRLPSFLAAPNARHGQPLPHHQCSIHLNCEGTQLLHQAFTEAAQGHPSSRPMIELCIPSALDPGLAPPGCHVVSLFTQYTPSMLAGGRPWDEQARNAYADTVFDCIEDYAPGFKASVIGRDILTPPDLERIFGLPGGNIFHGGMSLDQLYFARPAPSYSGYRSPVPGLYLCGSGAHPGGGVMGAAGRNAAQVAIKDFRHL from the exons ATGGccgggcgctgcggggcggTGGCCGCCGGGCTCCGGGCGCGGCTGGGCCGGGTCTGCTGCTCCCGCTGGCTGCGGGGCTGGCATCGGCCCCCGGGGCCCCCGGGAGCGCGCCGGGCCCATGCcggggctgcagcccagctgcagagggagtACGACGCGGTGGTGATCGGGGCAG GGCACAACGGGCTGGTGGCA GCTGCCTACCTGCAGCGGGCGGGGCTGCGCACGGCTGTGCTGGAGAGGCGCCACGTGCTGGGCGGCGCGGCCGTCACGGAGGAGATTGTGCCAG GGTTCAAGTTCTCCCGGGCATCATATCTGCTCAGCCTGCTGCGACCACAAATCTATGCTGATCTGGAGCTGCAG CGGCACGGTCTGAGGGTGCTCCCACGGGACCCCTACTCCTTCACCCCACTGCTGGAGGACAGGAGCCCTCCTCGCTCCCTTCTGCTGGGACATGACATGGCCCAGACTCAGCAGCAGATTGCTCAATTCTCCCGGAAGGATGCTCAG gCCTACCCTGAGTATGAGGCGTTCATGGGGCGAATGGTGTTGGCCCTTGACCCACTGCTGGATGCCCCTCCAGTGGATacagctgccctgggaaagggttccctgctccagcagctcaggaactTGCGAACCCTGAAGCCCTTGCTGCAGGCAG ggctggcactggggcgGCAGCTGCCCCACTATTACGAGGTGCTCACAGCTCCCATCTCCAAG ATCCTGGATCACTGGTTTGAGTCAGAACCCCTGAAGGCAACTCTGGCTACTGATGCAGTAATTGGAGCCATGGCCAGCCCACACACGCCTGGCAGTGG GTACGTGCTGTTGCATCATGTCATGGGTGAGCTGGAGGGACGGCGGGGAGCCTGGGGCTACGTGGCAGGTGGGATGGGCGCCCTGTCCCAAGCCATCGCCCAGGCAGCGGCTGCCCGGGGAGCCCACATCTTTGCTGAGAAG GCAGTGTGCCAcgtgctgctgggcagggacgGGGAGGCGCAGGGTGTCGCGCTGCAGGATGGGACAGAGGTGAGGAGCAAACTGGTGCTGTCCAATGCCTCCCCCCAAATCACCTTTCTGGAACTCGTTCCTCAG CCTCTGCACTGGTGTATcccaccccaggagcagctgccaaaGGATTTTGTCCAGCGCATCCAGCGGGTTGACACATGCTCCCCTGTCACCAAGATCAATG TGGCAGTGGATCGGCTGCCCAGCTTCCTGGCTGCCCCCAATGCCCGCCACggccagcccctgccccaccACCAGTGCTCCATACATCTCAACTGCGAGGgcacccagctcctgcatcAGGCATTCACTGAAGCTGCTCAAGGGCACCCCTCCAGCAG GCCCATGATCGAGCTCTGCATTCCCTCAGCGCTGGACCCAGGGCTGGCCCCGCCAGGCTGCCATGTCGTGTCCCTCTTCACACAATACACCCCGTCCATGCTGGCAGGCGGTCGGCCCTGGGACGAGCAGGCCAGAAATGCATATGCAGACACGG TGTTTGACTGCATTGAAGACTATGCCCCAGGGTTCAAGGCATCCGTCATTGGCAGGGACATCCTGACGCCACCAGACCTGGAGAGGATCTTCGGGCTGCCCGGTGGA AACATCTTCCATGGAGGGATGTCTCTGGACCAGCTGTACTTCGCCCGGCCAGCACCATCCTACTCTGGCTACCGGTCCCCAGTTCCAGGCCTGTACCTGTGTGGAAGTGGAGCCCACCctg GAGGAGGAgtgatgggagcagcaggacgCAATGCCGCCCAGGTGGCTATCAAGGATTTCAGGCACCTCTGA
- the PYROXD2 gene encoding pyridine nucleotide-disulfide oxidoreductase domain-containing protein 2 isoform X6 — translation MAGRCGAVAAGLRARLGRVCCSRWLRGWHRPPGPPGARRAHAGAAAQLQREYDAVVIGAGHNGLVAAAYLQRAGLRTAVLERRHVLGGAAVTEEIVPGFKFSRASYLLSLLRPQIYADLELQRHGLRVLPRDPYSFTPLLEDRSPPRSLLLGHDMAQTQQQIAQFSRKDAQAYPEYEAFMGRMVLALDPLLDAPPVDTAALGKGSLLQQLRNLRTLKPLLQAGLALGRQLPHYYEVLTAPISKILDHWFESEPLKATLATDAVIGAMASPHTPGSGYVLLHHVMGELEGRRGAWGYVAGGMGALSQAIAQAAAARGAHIFAEKAVCHVLLGRDGEAQGVALQDGTEVRSKLVLSNASPQITFLELVPQPLHWCIPPQEQLPKDFVQRIQRVDTCSPVTKINVAVDRLPSFLAAPNARHGQPLPHHQCSIHLNCEGTQLLHQAFTEAAQGHPSSRPMIELCIPSALDPGLAPPGCHVVSLFTQYTPSMLAGGRPWDEQARNAYADTGTS, via the exons ATGGccgggcgctgcggggcggTGGCCGCCGGGCTCCGGGCGCGGCTGGGCCGGGTCTGCTGCTCCCGCTGGCTGCGGGGCTGGCATCGGCCCCCGGGGCCCCCGGGAGCGCGCCGGGCCCATGCcggggctgcagcccagctgcagagggagtACGACGCGGTGGTGATCGGGGCAG GGCACAACGGGCTGGTGGCA GCTGCCTACCTGCAGCGGGCGGGGCTGCGCACGGCTGTGCTGGAGAGGCGCCACGTGCTGGGCGGCGCGGCCGTCACGGAGGAGATTGTGCCAG GGTTCAAGTTCTCCCGGGCATCATATCTGCTCAGCCTGCTGCGACCACAAATCTATGCTGATCTGGAGCTGCAG CGGCACGGTCTGAGGGTGCTCCCACGGGACCCCTACTCCTTCACCCCACTGCTGGAGGACAGGAGCCCTCCTCGCTCCCTTCTGCTGGGACATGACATGGCCCAGACTCAGCAGCAGATTGCTCAATTCTCCCGGAAGGATGCTCAG gCCTACCCTGAGTATGAGGCGTTCATGGGGCGAATGGTGTTGGCCCTTGACCCACTGCTGGATGCCCCTCCAGTGGATacagctgccctgggaaagggttccctgctccagcagctcaggaactTGCGAACCCTGAAGCCCTTGCTGCAGGCAG ggctggcactggggcgGCAGCTGCCCCACTATTACGAGGTGCTCACAGCTCCCATCTCCAAG ATCCTGGATCACTGGTTTGAGTCAGAACCCCTGAAGGCAACTCTGGCTACTGATGCAGTAATTGGAGCCATGGCCAGCCCACACACGCCTGGCAGTGG GTACGTGCTGTTGCATCATGTCATGGGTGAGCTGGAGGGACGGCGGGGAGCCTGGGGCTACGTGGCAGGTGGGATGGGCGCCCTGTCCCAAGCCATCGCCCAGGCAGCGGCTGCCCGGGGAGCCCACATCTTTGCTGAGAAG GCAGTGTGCCAcgtgctgctgggcagggacgGGGAGGCGCAGGGTGTCGCGCTGCAGGATGGGACAGAGGTGAGGAGCAAACTGGTGCTGTCCAATGCCTCCCCCCAAATCACCTTTCTGGAACTCGTTCCTCAG CCTCTGCACTGGTGTATcccaccccaggagcagctgccaaaGGATTTTGTCCAGCGCATCCAGCGGGTTGACACATGCTCCCCTGTCACCAAGATCAATG TGGCAGTGGATCGGCTGCCCAGCTTCCTGGCTGCCCCCAATGCCCGCCACggccagcccctgccccaccACCAGTGCTCCATACATCTCAACTGCGAGGgcacccagctcctgcatcAGGCATTCACTGAAGCTGCTCAAGGGCACCCCTCCAGCAG GCCCATGATCGAGCTCTGCATTCCCTCAGCGCTGGACCCAGGGCTGGCCCCGCCAGGCTGCCATGTCGTGTCCCTCTTCACACAATACACCCCGTCCATGCTGGCAGGCGGTCGGCCCTGGGACGAGCAGGCCAGAAATGCATATGCAGACACGG GGACATCCTGA
- the PYROXD2 gene encoding pyridine nucleotide-disulfide oxidoreductase domain-containing protein 2 isoform X5, giving the protein MAGRCGAVAAGLRARLGRVCCSRWLRGWHRPPGPPGARRAHAGAAAQLQREYDAVVIGAGHNGLVAAAYLQRAGLRTAVLERRHVLGGAAVTEEIVPGFKFSRASYLLSLLRPQIYADLELQRHGLRVLPRDPYSFTPLLEDRSPPRSLLLGHDMAQTQQQIAQFSRKDAQAYPEYEAFMGRMVLALDPLLDAPPVDTAALGKGSLLQQLRNLRTLKPLLQAGLALGRQLPHYYEVLTAPISKILDHWFESEPLKATLATDAVIGAMASPHTPGSGYVLLHHVMGELEGRRGAWGYVAGGMGALSQAIAQAAAARGAHIFAEKAVCHVLLGRDGEAQGVALQDGTEVRSKLVLSNASPQITFLELVPQPLHWCIPPQEQLPKDFVQRIQRVDTCSPVTKINVAVDRLPSFLAAPNARHGQPLPHHQCSIHLNCEGTQLLHQAFTEAAQGHPSSSGVLLPQAHDRALHSLSAGPRAGPARLPCRVPLHTIHPVHAGRRSALGRAGQKCICRHGV; this is encoded by the exons ATGGccgggcgctgcggggcggTGGCCGCCGGGCTCCGGGCGCGGCTGGGCCGGGTCTGCTGCTCCCGCTGGCTGCGGGGCTGGCATCGGCCCCCGGGGCCCCCGGGAGCGCGCCGGGCCCATGCcggggctgcagcccagctgcagagggagtACGACGCGGTGGTGATCGGGGCAG GGCACAACGGGCTGGTGGCA GCTGCCTACCTGCAGCGGGCGGGGCTGCGCACGGCTGTGCTGGAGAGGCGCCACGTGCTGGGCGGCGCGGCCGTCACGGAGGAGATTGTGCCAG GGTTCAAGTTCTCCCGGGCATCATATCTGCTCAGCCTGCTGCGACCACAAATCTATGCTGATCTGGAGCTGCAG CGGCACGGTCTGAGGGTGCTCCCACGGGACCCCTACTCCTTCACCCCACTGCTGGAGGACAGGAGCCCTCCTCGCTCCCTTCTGCTGGGACATGACATGGCCCAGACTCAGCAGCAGATTGCTCAATTCTCCCGGAAGGATGCTCAG gCCTACCCTGAGTATGAGGCGTTCATGGGGCGAATGGTGTTGGCCCTTGACCCACTGCTGGATGCCCCTCCAGTGGATacagctgccctgggaaagggttccctgctccagcagctcaggaactTGCGAACCCTGAAGCCCTTGCTGCAGGCAG ggctggcactggggcgGCAGCTGCCCCACTATTACGAGGTGCTCACAGCTCCCATCTCCAAG ATCCTGGATCACTGGTTTGAGTCAGAACCCCTGAAGGCAACTCTGGCTACTGATGCAGTAATTGGAGCCATGGCCAGCCCACACACGCCTGGCAGTGG GTACGTGCTGTTGCATCATGTCATGGGTGAGCTGGAGGGACGGCGGGGAGCCTGGGGCTACGTGGCAGGTGGGATGGGCGCCCTGTCCCAAGCCATCGCCCAGGCAGCGGCTGCCCGGGGAGCCCACATCTTTGCTGAGAAG GCAGTGTGCCAcgtgctgctgggcagggacgGGGAGGCGCAGGGTGTCGCGCTGCAGGATGGGACAGAGGTGAGGAGCAAACTGGTGCTGTCCAATGCCTCCCCCCAAATCACCTTTCTGGAACTCGTTCCTCAG CCTCTGCACTGGTGTATcccaccccaggagcagctgccaaaGGATTTTGTCCAGCGCATCCAGCGGGTTGACACATGCTCCCCTGTCACCAAGATCAATG TGGCAGTGGATCGGCTGCCCAGCTTCCTGGCTGCCCCCAATGCCCGCCACggccagcccctgccccaccACCAGTGCTCCATACATCTCAACTGCGAGGgcacccagctcctgcatcAGGCATTCACTGAAGCTGCTCAAGGGCACCCCTCCAGCAG tggTGTGCTGCTCCCCCAGGCCCATGATCGAGCTCTGCATTCCCTCAGCGCTGGACCCAGGGCTGGCCCCGCCAGGCTGCCATGTCGTGTCCCTCTTCACACAATACACCCCGTCCATGCTGGCAGGCGGTCGGCCCTGGGACGAGCAGGCCAGAAATGCATATGCAGACACGG TGTTTGA